A single region of the Drosophila miranda strain MSH22 chromosome 2, D.miranda_PacBio2.1, whole genome shotgun sequence genome encodes:
- the LOC108156754 gene encoding D-beta-hydroxybutyrate dehydrogenase, mitochondrial, with translation MSSSHLLRALRRTLGLGRSQLPVDGRNVILITGCDSGLGHCLAVYCHNVLSMTVVSCCHNLKSDGARLLQQLSSQGDERRRMHTLELDLLQPCSIRLVHDRLQDILAEDPSYQLTALVNNAGVMCFGEFEWQVPEQIEMQINCNLLGTMRLTRQLLPLLRQQRGRIINVTSHCGLQALPALAPYAASKAALRFWTDSLRIELQQYGLEVVNFIPGSFVLDSNIAARQQQHAQRMRECFSAEQHAHYDVYFEQFNGYLKIVSGYKAPNQLKDEALLAKFKDALTSTQPSALYIHEPWRYRVYRWLFWLCPTPLVDWLTLRFCAMPTYETSERKIG, from the exons ATGAGCAGTAGCCACCTCTTACGCGCCCTGCGACGCACCTTGGGCCTGGGTCGTAGCCAGCTACCGGTTGATGGCCGAAATGTAATACTCATCACGGGCTGTGACTCGGGCTTGGG CCACTGCCTGGCTGTCTACTGCCACAATGTGCTCTCCATGACGGTCGTCTCCTGTTGCCACAACCTCAAGTCGGATGGGGCCCGTTTGCTCCAGCAATTAAGTTCGCAGGGCGACGAACGCAGGCGAATGCACACCTTAGAGCTGGATCTGCTGCAGCCGTGCTCCATACGGCTGGTGCATGACAGACTCCAGGACATACTGGCAGAGGATCCGAGCTACCAGCTGACGGCTCTCGTGAACAATGCGGGCGTCATGTGCTTCGGGGAGTTCGAATGGCAGGTGCCCGAACAAATTGAGATGCAGATCAACTGCAATCTCCTGGGCACCATGCGATTGACGCGCCAGCTTTTGCCGCTGCTGAGGCAGCAGCGGGGAAGGATCATTAACGTGACCAGTCACTGTGGTCTGCAGGCCCTGCCGGCCCTCGCTCCCTATGCCGCCTCCAAGGCGGCCCTGCGCTTCTGGACCGACTCCCTGCGCATAGAACTGCAGCAGTACGGCTTGGAGGTGGTCAACTTTATACCGGGCTCCTTTGTGCTGGACAGCAACATAGCGgcacggcagcagcagcacgccCAGCGGATGCGCGAGTGCTTCAGCGCTGAGCAGCACGCCCACTACGACGTCTACTTTGAGCAGTTCAATGGATATCTGAAGATCGTGTCGGGCTACAAGGCGCCCAACCAGCTGAAGGATGAGGCGCTGCTGGCCAAGTTCAAGGATGCCCTGACGAGCACACAACCATCGGCGCTGTACATACACGAGCCCTGGCGATATCGTGTGTATCGCTGGCTCTTTTGGCTCTGTCCCACGCCTCTCGTGGACTGGCTTACCCTGCGCTTCTGTGCGATGCCCACATACGAAACAAGCGAGCGAAAGATCGGGTAG
- the LOC108156457 gene encoding transcription factor kayak isoform X2 yields the protein MMKNLNGRAHNACYHPYLHQLHQAQQLQQQQQTQLQQTPHTTHTQQNGLTQNAQPQIQWPYNASAAANQYYQQQQQQQQQQHQLRQTFTNAATNTNAAAMAAMCQMQNFFTQQQQQEFNNNCAHINYNQQQQQQPTAAVATTTPTQKATPTKTTPTNNPTTTTNNSTTTNGDKFAMDASEIASFLASELFMQQLGTFDGIQSAPTLTTPTLTPTTLRSIEETFYEMTNDAPYQAGFKPPPLAPLVNNNNNNNNNNGNGNGNGNGNGLASSVVPTTTTTATIIGVSNPLISQQQQQQQQQQVFDCGASVMPGSDTEESNGSWADGQMNEDQSISDTSSGATDSTSYQNGHMMGNSGGGTGGANNFSNVLAAAGRNTNTSNSATPARRGGGRRPNRSANMTPEEEEKRRIRRERNKQAAARCRKRRVDQTNELTEEVELLEKRGESLKKEMELLNETKNQLEYFLQAHRPTCQKVRADMLSVTTCNGLIGPAALLSAGSCGSGSSHHNNNSNSNDSSSGTITGLDATLNSTGRSNSPLDLKPVPIDEDLLLHIKDEPLDGALDSSSSLDQDGPPPHKRFALPNIATLMTPTGPAGSLQTPVSGTAPHGFGSFPTTISNISSIHNGPTLNTLNKMPKERPNTLAFQRPFGGQMQLSVSGKAPTQIQGVPIQTPSTGTFNFESLMDGGTGLTPVSGPLIPNCTSQNKHPLELPTPTTEPSKLVSL from the exons ATGATGAAAAATCTCAATGGTAGAGCGCATAACGCGTGCTACCATCCCTACCTCCATCAGCTGCATCAGGCACAAcagctacagcaacagcaacagacaCAGCTGCAACAGACACCACATACGACTCATACGCAACAAAACGGCCTGACGCAGAACGCTCAACCGCAGATACAATGGCCATATaatgcctctgctgctgccaaTCAATActaccaacaacaa caacagcaacagcaacagcagcatcagctGCGGCAAACGTTTACCAATGCAGCAACCAACACCAACGCCGCCGCCATGGCCGCCATGTGCCAAATGCAGAACTTTTTtacacaacaacagcaacaggaaTTCAACAACAATTGTGCGCACATTAATTACaatcaacagcaacaacaacaaccaacagcagcagtggcaacCACCACGCCAACTCAAAAagcaacaccaacaaaaaCTACACCAACGAATaatccaacaacaacaacgaataATTCAACAACAACGAATGGCGACAAGTTTGCTATGGATGCCAGTGAAATTGCCAGTTTTTTAGCCAGCGAGCTATTTATGCAGCAG CTCGGAACATTCGATGGCATACAGAGTGCACCAACGCTGACGACGCCTACGCTGACGCCGACCACGCTGCGCAGCATTGAGGAGACATTCTACGAGATGACCAACGATGCACCATATCAGGCCGGCTTCAAGCCACCCCCGCTGGCCCCATtggtcaacaacaacaacaacaacaacaacaacaatggcaacggcaatggcaatggaaatggcAACGGTTTGGCATCATCTGTGGTACCCACAACAACCACAACGGCCACCATCATTGGTGTGAGCAATCCGCTGatcagccagcagcagcagcagcaacagcagcagcaggtatTCGATTGCGGGGCCAGCGTTATGCCCGGCAGCGATACGGAGGAGTCCAACGGCTCCTGGGCCGATGGGCAAATGAATGAGGATCAGAGCATATCCGATACTT CAAGTGGAGCCACAGACAGCACCTCCTATCAGAACGGACACATGATGGGCAACAGCGGCGGCGGTACTGGCGGCGCCAATAACTTCAGCAACGTCCTGGCCGCAGCCGGACGCAACACAAATACCTCAAACAGTGCCACACCGGCGCGTCGCGGCGGCGGACGGCGCCCGAACAGGTCCGCCAATATGACgcccgaggaggaggagaagcgTCGCATCCGGCGGGAGAGAAACAAGCAGGCGGCGGCACGCTGTCGCAAGCGACGCGTCGACCAGACCAACGAACTCACCGAAGAGGTCGAGCTGCTGGAGAAGCGGGGCGAGAGTCTGAAGAAGGAGATGGAGCTGCTCAACGAGACGAAGAACCAGCTGGAGTACTTCCTGCAGGCACACCGTCCCACGTGCCAGAAGGTGCGTGCCGATATGCTCAGCGTGACCACCTGCAACGGGCTGATCGGGCCAGCGGCCCTCCTCAGTGCCGGCAgctgtggcagcggcagcagccaccacaacaacaacagcaacagcaatgacagcagcagcggcacgATCACCGGCCTCGATGCCACCCTGAACTCCACCGGGCGCAGCAATTCGCCGCTCGATCTCAAGCCGGTGCCAATCGACGAGGATCTGCTGCTGCACATCAAGGACGAGCCGCTCGACGGTGCGTTGGACTCGAGCTCCTCGCTCGACCAGGACGGACCGCCGCCGCACAAGCGCTTTGCGCTGCCCAACATTGCCACGCTGATGACGCCCACCGGTCCGGCGGGGTCGCTGCAGACGCCCGTCTCGGGCACGGCGCCGCATGGCTTTGGTAGCTTCCCCACCACCATCAGCAACATCAGCAGTATCCACAACGGCCCCACACTTAACACTCTGAACAAGATGCCCAAGGAGCGGCCCAACACGCTGGCCTTCCAACGGCCCTTCGGCGGCCAGATGCAGCTGAGCGTGAGCGGCAAGGCTCCCACGCAGATACAGGGCGTGCCCATCCAGACACCGTCGACGGGCACCTTCAACTTTGAATCCCTGATGGACGGGGGCACCGGGCTGACGCCCGTCTCCGGTCCGCTGATCCCCAACTGCACCTCGCAGAACAAGCACCCACTGGAGCTGCCCACGCCCACAACCGAGCCGTCCAAGTTGGTCAGCTTATAA
- the LOC108156457 gene encoding transcription factor kayak isoform X1 gives MMKNLNGRAHNACYHPYLHQLHQAQQLQQQQQTQLQQTPHTTHTQQNGLTQNAQPQIQWPYNASAAANQYYQQQQQQEQQMLRQRQLPTQQPAASYEQQPQQHQHLQQQQQQQHQLRQTFTNAATNTNAAAMAAMCQMQNFFTQQQQQEFNNNCAHINYNQQQQQQPTAAVATTTPTQKATPTKTTPTNNPTTTTNNSTTTNGDKFAMDASEIASFLASELFMQQLGTFDGIQSAPTLTTPTLTPTTLRSIEETFYEMTNDAPYQAGFKPPPLAPLVNNNNNNNNNNGNGNGNGNGNGLASSVVPTTTTTATIIGVSNPLISQQQQQQQQQQVFDCGASVMPGSDTEESNGSWADGQMNEDQSISDTSSGATDSTSYQNGHMMGNSGGGTGGANNFSNVLAAAGRNTNTSNSATPARRGGGRRPNRSANMTPEEEEKRRIRRERNKQAAARCRKRRVDQTNELTEEVELLEKRGESLKKEMELLNETKNQLEYFLQAHRPTCQKVRADMLSVTTCNGLIGPAALLSAGSCGSGSSHHNNNSNSNDSSSGTITGLDATLNSTGRSNSPLDLKPVPIDEDLLLHIKDEPLDGALDSSSSLDQDGPPPHKRFALPNIATLMTPTGPAGSLQTPVSGTAPHGFGSFPTTISNISSIHNGPTLNTLNKMPKERPNTLAFQRPFGGQMQLSVSGKAPTQIQGVPIQTPSTGTFNFESLMDGGTGLTPVSGPLIPNCTSQNKHPLELPTPTTEPSKLVSL, from the exons ATGATGAAAAATCTCAATGGTAGAGCGCATAACGCGTGCTACCATCCCTACCTCCATCAGCTGCATCAGGCACAAcagctacagcaacagcaacagacaCAGCTGCAACAGACACCACATACGACTCATACGCAACAAAACGGCCTGACGCAGAACGCTCAACCGCAGATACAATGGCCATATaatgcctctgctgctgccaaTCAATActaccaacaacaacaacagcaagagCAGCAAATGTTACGTCAGCGACAATTGCCCACGCAGCAGCCGGCTGCCTCCTAcgagcagcagccgcagcaacaccaacatctgcaacagcaacagcaacagcagcatcagctGCGGCAAACGTTTACCAATGCAGCAACCAACACCAACGCCGCCGCCATGGCCGCCATGTGCCAAATGCAGAACTTTTTtacacaacaacagcaacaggaaTTCAACAACAATTGTGCGCACATTAATTACaatcaacagcaacaacaacaaccaacagcagcagtggcaacCACCACGCCAACTCAAAAagcaacaccaacaaaaaCTACACCAACGAATaatccaacaacaacaacgaataATTCAACAACAACGAATGGCGACAAGTTTGCTATGGATGCCAGTGAAATTGCCAGTTTTTTAGCCAGCGAGCTATTTATGCAGCAG CTCGGAACATTCGATGGCATACAGAGTGCACCAACGCTGACGACGCCTACGCTGACGCCGACCACGCTGCGCAGCATTGAGGAGACATTCTACGAGATGACCAACGATGCACCATATCAGGCCGGCTTCAAGCCACCCCCGCTGGCCCCATtggtcaacaacaacaacaacaacaacaacaacaatggcaacggcaatggcaatggaaatggcAACGGTTTGGCATCATCTGTGGTACCCACAACAACCACAACGGCCACCATCATTGGTGTGAGCAATCCGCTGatcagccagcagcagcagcagcaacagcagcagcaggtatTCGATTGCGGGGCCAGCGTTATGCCCGGCAGCGATACGGAGGAGTCCAACGGCTCCTGGGCCGATGGGCAAATGAATGAGGATCAGAGCATATCCGATACTT CAAGTGGAGCCACAGACAGCACCTCCTATCAGAACGGACACATGATGGGCAACAGCGGCGGCGGTACTGGCGGCGCCAATAACTTCAGCAACGTCCTGGCCGCAGCCGGACGCAACACAAATACCTCAAACAGTGCCACACCGGCGCGTCGCGGCGGCGGACGGCGCCCGAACAGGTCCGCCAATATGACgcccgaggaggaggagaagcgTCGCATCCGGCGGGAGAGAAACAAGCAGGCGGCGGCACGCTGTCGCAAGCGACGCGTCGACCAGACCAACGAACTCACCGAAGAGGTCGAGCTGCTGGAGAAGCGGGGCGAGAGTCTGAAGAAGGAGATGGAGCTGCTCAACGAGACGAAGAACCAGCTGGAGTACTTCCTGCAGGCACACCGTCCCACGTGCCAGAAGGTGCGTGCCGATATGCTCAGCGTGACCACCTGCAACGGGCTGATCGGGCCAGCGGCCCTCCTCAGTGCCGGCAgctgtggcagcggcagcagccaccacaacaacaacagcaacagcaatgacagcagcagcggcacgATCACCGGCCTCGATGCCACCCTGAACTCCACCGGGCGCAGCAATTCGCCGCTCGATCTCAAGCCGGTGCCAATCGACGAGGATCTGCTGCTGCACATCAAGGACGAGCCGCTCGACGGTGCGTTGGACTCGAGCTCCTCGCTCGACCAGGACGGACCGCCGCCGCACAAGCGCTTTGCGCTGCCCAACATTGCCACGCTGATGACGCCCACCGGTCCGGCGGGGTCGCTGCAGACGCCCGTCTCGGGCACGGCGCCGCATGGCTTTGGTAGCTTCCCCACCACCATCAGCAACATCAGCAGTATCCACAACGGCCCCACACTTAACACTCTGAACAAGATGCCCAAGGAGCGGCCCAACACGCTGGCCTTCCAACGGCCCTTCGGCGGCCAGATGCAGCTGAGCGTGAGCGGCAAGGCTCCCACGCAGATACAGGGCGTGCCCATCCAGACACCGTCGACGGGCACCTTCAACTTTGAATCCCTGATGGACGGGGGCACCGGGCTGACGCCCGTCTCCGGTCCGCTGATCCCCAACTGCACCTCGCAGAACAAGCACCCACTGGAGCTGCCCACGCCCACAACCGAGCCGTCCAAGTTGGTCAGCTTATAA
- the LOC108156457 gene encoding transcription factor kayak isoform X4, which produces MMTLDNYNIFGDEYLFSMPLSPLPKVLGTFDGIQSAPTLTTPTLTPTTLRSIEETFYEMTNDAPYQAGFKPPPLAPLVNNNNNNNNNNGNGNGNGNGNGLASSVVPTTTTTATIIGVSNPLISQQQQQQQQQQVFDCGASVMPGSDTEESNGSWADGQMNEDQSISDTSSGATDSTSYQNGHMMGNSGGGTGGANNFSNVLAAAGRNTNTSNSATPARRGGGRRPNRSANMTPEEEEKRRIRRERNKQAAARCRKRRVDQTNELTEEVELLEKRGESLKKEMELLNETKNQLEYFLQAHRPTCQKVRADMLSVTTCNGLIGPAALLSAGSCGSGSSHHNNNSNSNDSSSGTITGLDATLNSTGRSNSPLDLKPVPIDEDLLLHIKDEPLDGALDSSSSLDQDGPPPHKRFALPNIATLMTPTGPAGSLQTPVSGTAPHGFGSFPTTISNISSIHNGPTLNTLNKMPKERPNTLAFQRPFGGQMQLSVSGKAPTQIQGVPIQTPSTGTFNFESLMDGGTGLTPVSGPLIPNCTSQNKHPLELPTPTTEPSKLVSL; this is translated from the exons ATGATGACGCTGGATAACTACAATATCTTTGGCGATGAGTACCTGTTTAGCATGCCGCTATCGCCGTTGCCCAAAGTG CTCGGAACATTCGATGGCATACAGAGTGCACCAACGCTGACGACGCCTACGCTGACGCCGACCACGCTGCGCAGCATTGAGGAGACATTCTACGAGATGACCAACGATGCACCATATCAGGCCGGCTTCAAGCCACCCCCGCTGGCCCCATtggtcaacaacaacaacaacaacaacaacaacaatggcaacggcaatggcaatggaaatggcAACGGTTTGGCATCATCTGTGGTACCCACAACAACCACAACGGCCACCATCATTGGTGTGAGCAATCCGCTGatcagccagcagcagcagcagcaacagcagcagcaggtatTCGATTGCGGGGCCAGCGTTATGCCCGGCAGCGATACGGAGGAGTCCAACGGCTCCTGGGCCGATGGGCAAATGAATGAGGATCAGAGCATATCCGATACTT CAAGTGGAGCCACAGACAGCACCTCCTATCAGAACGGACACATGATGGGCAACAGCGGCGGCGGTACTGGCGGCGCCAATAACTTCAGCAACGTCCTGGCCGCAGCCGGACGCAACACAAATACCTCAAACAGTGCCACACCGGCGCGTCGCGGCGGCGGACGGCGCCCGAACAGGTCCGCCAATATGACgcccgaggaggaggagaagcgTCGCATCCGGCGGGAGAGAAACAAGCAGGCGGCGGCACGCTGTCGCAAGCGACGCGTCGACCAGACCAACGAACTCACCGAAGAGGTCGAGCTGCTGGAGAAGCGGGGCGAGAGTCTGAAGAAGGAGATGGAGCTGCTCAACGAGACGAAGAACCAGCTGGAGTACTTCCTGCAGGCACACCGTCCCACGTGCCAGAAGGTGCGTGCCGATATGCTCAGCGTGACCACCTGCAACGGGCTGATCGGGCCAGCGGCCCTCCTCAGTGCCGGCAgctgtggcagcggcagcagccaccacaacaacaacagcaacagcaatgacagcagcagcggcacgATCACCGGCCTCGATGCCACCCTGAACTCCACCGGGCGCAGCAATTCGCCGCTCGATCTCAAGCCGGTGCCAATCGACGAGGATCTGCTGCTGCACATCAAGGACGAGCCGCTCGACGGTGCGTTGGACTCGAGCTCCTCGCTCGACCAGGACGGACCGCCGCCGCACAAGCGCTTTGCGCTGCCCAACATTGCCACGCTGATGACGCCCACCGGTCCGGCGGGGTCGCTGCAGACGCCCGTCTCGGGCACGGCGCCGCATGGCTTTGGTAGCTTCCCCACCACCATCAGCAACATCAGCAGTATCCACAACGGCCCCACACTTAACACTCTGAACAAGATGCCCAAGGAGCGGCCCAACACGCTGGCCTTCCAACGGCCCTTCGGCGGCCAGATGCAGCTGAGCGTGAGCGGCAAGGCTCCCACGCAGATACAGGGCGTGCCCATCCAGACACCGTCGACGGGCACCTTCAACTTTGAATCCCTGATGGACGGGGGCACCGGGCTGACGCCCGTCTCCGGTCCGCTGATCCCCAACTGCACCTCGCAGAACAAGCACCCACTGGAGCTGCCCACGCCCACAACCGAGCCGTCCAAGTTGGTCAGCTTATAA
- the LOC108156753 gene encoding uncharacterized protein LOC108156753, which produces MFWSLEQVEGMLNVLKASTDRTVVYKCLVKLRTDLVKDKDGIVLFRTAGGVPIMVRLITKLNEKIMEVVLSILGNCCTDEQACIEAVECKVISPLVTILKTIPNPVIQCRACRMLGNLAKSKKASQFLNVQYAAIAPAICHIIESTSSVQTRIMAFRVCRFLLVSNQFFKHFLAANGFLQMMRIFVGVMKNTEAPKEPPAQDIEVSALMGLKRNQHREKYFEEVARNLEGVRSDIFDHQMLKYSTRNCDYVLPKENEAIELAHEILKCLVLLSAQPIGLKAWEPVSRSTSLASIVYFAKEDSDQRASALKILSNFCKDPCAFYMLSTADAIVAACEMLMAVNMAKPLTESESRHCINIVSTLSTDACSRSKIRRCGALRKLVAMIRDSHSQSERSSLFHIFNNFQYDNLSMELLLYEGLVPLLVRELNDYLVSDDEHHKRRREERLQGGKKRKITELATQETTIKFAKTLDSSDFDSPSSSPRSFRTTSPCSSRSMSPSSNLLPNDDDDNYSPTCSDDEDEDDNSTTNNETRERRIAANRAQASNVLDILKLIEDGTEPIDDTLSDKEDVEELSSDVPPLMSQFRHQAGDTIDIIENLLYRITLMLNKRVELGKPETLDTLIRAINLFGANNNFANALTNILLESQFFAQIIKHGVVHQLYQLTKLEEMRKDGFSFLETLTNVGESNYGKEELVRLLRCDDPNAQQRAAISVAYIIKSPRLLYQFLYDGNALNLLFELLLRKKSEDLYAEEAADAVTSMSRYTLGICLPEADPAETTAGICTLQLNDLTPMHENCDMRFIVNREDDTTLSIGFNKQLLCESSEVFNRMLNSDFREGHHGEIQLQDYTACGLRYFLHLIGCHEQHLAQPNYSALIQAFEMSRVYIIPELEVILQQRLVQFLDAHNCLRLLEWALKNYHAELTETAISFYLSSPLPTQEKLLLFRAAEDSTYASEWFQLLNDAVFERCRSTGY; this is translated from the exons ATGTTTTGGTCATTAGAGCAGGTTGAGGGCATGCTAAATGTCCTCAAAGCCTCGACAGATCGAACTGTTGTGTACAAATGCCTGGTTAAGTTGCGCACAGATCTGGTGAAAGACAAGGATGGAATCGTTTTGTTTCGCACTGCTGGTGGTGTTCCCATAATG GTTCGCCTGATTACCAAGCTAAATGAAAAGATAATGGAAGTGGTTCTGAGTATATTGGGAAATTGCTGTACGGATGAGCAGGCCTGCATTGAG GCTGTGGAGTGCAAGGTAATCTCCCCACTGGTTACTATCTTGAAGACTATACCCAATCCTGTGATTCAATGCCGCGCCTGCCGCATGCTGGGAAATCTGGCCAAGAGCAAGAAGGCTTCGCAGTTCCTCAACGTACAGTATGCGGCGATTGCTCCGGCCATTTGCCACATTATTGAATCCACAAGTTCTGTTCAAACGCGGATCATGGCCTTTCGCGTCTGCCGCTTCCTGTTGGTCAGCAACCAGTTTTTTAAGCATTTTCTCGCTGCAAACGGATTCCTGCAGATGATGCGCATTTTTGTGGGTGTCATGAAGAACACCGAGGCCCCCAAGGAGCCGCCAGCCCAGGACATCGAGGTGTCGGCGCTGATGGGCCTGAAGCGGAACCAGCACCGCGAAAAATACTTTGAGGAGGTGGCCCGCAATCTGGAGGGCGTGCGGAGCGACATCTTCGATCATCAGATGTTGAAGTACTCGACGCGCAACTGCGACTATGTGCTCCCGAAAGAGAACGAAGCCATCGAGCTGGCGCACGAGATACTGAAATGTCTTGTATTGCTCTCTGCCCAACCGATCGGCCTGAAGGCATGGGAG CCCGTCTCGCGCAGTACTTCGCTGGCATCGATTGTCTACTTTGCGAAGGAGGACAGCGACCAGCGAGCTTCAGCATTGAAAATTCTTTCAAACTTCTGCAAGGATCCGTGCGCCTTCTACATGCTGAGCACAGCGGATGCCATTGTGGCTGCCTGCGAGATGCTCATGGCTGTTAACATGGCCAAGCCGTTGACAGAGAGTGAGAGCCGGCATTGCATAAACATAGTATCGACGCTGTCGACGGATGCCTGTAGTCGCTCGAAAATCCGACGCTGTGGAGCTCTGCGCAAACTGGTGGCCATGATCCGGGACTCGCACTCCCAGAGCGAGCGCTCATCGCTGTTTCACATTTTCAACAACTTTCAATATGACAACTTGAGCATGGAGCTGTTGCTCTATGAGGGTCTGGTGCCCTTGCTGGTGAGGGAGCTGAACGATTATCTGGTCAGCGATGATGAGCATCATAAGCGTCGACGCGAGGAGCGGCTGCAGGGTGGAAAGAAGCGTAAAATAACCGAACTAGCCACACAGGAAACCACAATAAAG TTTGCGAAAACCCTCGATTCCTCGGACTTTGATTCGCCCAGCAGCTCGCCGCGCTCCTTTCGCACCACCAGCCCGTGCAGCTCGCGCAGCATGTCTCCATCCTCGAATCTGTTGCCcaatgatgacgatgacaaCTATTCGCCCACTTGCAGCGACGATGAGGACGAAGATGACAATTCCACGACCAACAATGAGACGCGAGAGCGACGCATAGCCGCCAATCGGGCCCAGGCCTCGAATGTCTTGGATATCTTAAAGTTAATTGAGGACGGTACCGAACCCATTGACGACACGTTGTCCGATAAGGAAGACGTTGAAGAACTCAGCTCAGATGTGCCGCCTCTGATGTCTCAATTCCGACATCAGGCTGGCGACACCATAGACATCATTGAGAATCTCCTGTATCGCATTACTTTGATGCTGAATAAGCGAGTGGAGCTGGGCAAGCCGGAGACACTGGATACGCTAATAAGGGCAATCAATTTGTTTGGTGCCAACAACAACTTTGCCAATGCCCTAACAAATATTCTACT GGAGAGCCAGTTCTTTGCCCAGATCATCAAACATGGCGTGGTCCATCAACTGTATCAGCTCACAAAACTGGAAGAG ATGCGCAAAGATGGCTTTTCGTTTCTGGAAACGCTTACCAACGTGGGCGAATCGAATTATGGCAAAGAGGAGCTGGTTCGACTCTTGCGCTGCGACGATCCCAATGCCCAGCAACGTGCTGCCATATCCGTGGCCTACATCATCAAAAGCCCCCGTCTGCTTTACCAGTTTCTCTACGACGGCAATGCCTTGAACCTGCTCTTTGAGCTGCTGCTACGCAAGAAAAGCGAGGATCTGTATGCGGAAGAGGCTGCTGATGCTGTGACATCCATGTCGCGCTATACTCTGGGCATCTGTTTGCCCGAGGCCGATCCTGCGGAGACCACAGCTGGAATCTGCACTCTGCAGTTAAATGATTTAACGCCCATGCATGAGAACTGCGATATGCGATTTATTGTAAATAGAGAAGATGACACTACACTTAGTATTGGCTTTAACAAGCAGCTGCTGTGCGAGAGCAGTGAGGTCTTCAATCGGATGCTCAACAGCGACTTCCGCGAGGGCCATCATGGCGAGATCCAGCTGCAGGACTATACGGCCTGCGGTCTGCGCTATTTTCTGCATTTAATTGGCTGCCACGAGCAGCATTTGGCCCAGCCAAATTACTCCGCCCTGATCCAGGCATTCGAGATGTCTCGCGTGTACATTATACCCGAATTGGAGGTGATTTTGCAACAGCGTCTCGTCCAGTTCCTAGATGCCCACAACTGTCTGCGTCTGCTCGAGTGGGCCCTGAAGAACTACCACGCTGAGCTAACGGAGACGGCCATCAGCTTCTATCTCTCCTCGCCACTGCCCACGCAAGAAAAGCTATTGCTTTTCCGTGCCGCCGAGGACTCCACCTATGCCAGCGAATGGTTCCAGCTGCTCAATGATGCGGTCTTCGAGAGGTGCCGCAGCACCGGCTACTAA